Proteins from one Thalassophryne amazonica chromosome 20, fThaAma1.1, whole genome shotgun sequence genomic window:
- the edn2 gene encoding endothelin-2: MMMMVMVMTSMCRMLTLLFILCVLLQDGYGLPLSGQAEVAAQAPQPHRVRTKRCSCNSWEDKECIYFCHLDIIWVNTPCKVLPYGLGSAASRRRRSTSRCECANPADKTCSSFCHKSSENPRIAVVAPSDTSSSQSNASGNKLLASLRSVLKSNTAAAEQILISRSNLPSDLRAGKGGRTFDLGFFQTGRRQQQRLLP, from the exons atgatgatgatggtgatggtgatgacctCCATGTGCAGGATGCTGACTTTACTCTTCATCCTCTGTGTGCTTCTGCAGGATG GCTATGGGCTGCCGTTATCAGGCCAAGCCGAGGTGGCGGCGCAGGCTCCACAGCCACACCGCGTCAGGACCAAACGCTGCTCCTGTAACAGCTGGGAGGACAAGGAATGCATCTACTTCTGCCACCTGGACATTATCTGGGTCAACACGCCATG TAAAGTTCTTCCTTACGGCCTGGGAAGTGCTGCGTCACGCCGCCGCCGATCAACCAGCCGATGTGAATGTGCCAACCCAGCTGACAAAACCTGTTCCAGCTTCTGCCATAAAAG CTCTGAGAATCCCAGGATTGCTGTTGTGGCTCCATCAGACACTTCCAGCAGCCAGTCAAATGCAAGCGGCAACAAACTGCTGGCATCCCTCAG ATCTGTCCTCAAATCCAACACTGCGGCAGCAGAACAGATTCTGATCTCCAGAAGCAACTTGCCATCAGACCTAAGAGCTGGAAAAGGAGGTAGAACGTTTGACCTCGGGTTTTTTCAGACCGGACGCCGTCAGCAACAACGGCTGCTGCCGTGA